The Trichomycterus rosablanca isolate fTriRos1 chromosome 19, fTriRos1.hap1, whole genome shotgun sequence region tatGTACAACCCATTTAACTATTATGAGGCAAAGTTATACttttacagggacagtggtagcctagtgggtatagCGTTGGGCTGTCAATCAGTTGTCGGCTCAAgttcaggctctgctatgcagccactgttggacccctgagcaaggccctctcTGCTCCGAGGGTGCAGTACGATGGCTGGGATACCTGGAAAAACAATTTCCTTGTACTGTACTCGTGTATATatttatgagggatcttcaaaaagtttcctcacttttatattttggttggaagcggtgagggtggaaggagtaatcggtcgtgcctgagagactgagagacgcttatagtccggatttagctccatctgatttccacctttttggaagctttaaggggaaaaaaaatttcatgtgatgatgatgtgaaagtccggaaactttttgaagaaccctcgtatatgacaaataaaataatccttcttcattatttttaatcatttgctTACAACAAGAGGAAATTAAGAGCAGCCGATTCACCTTCTGTCTGTGTTTGAAAGGTGAAAGCCAATCAGAATAACCTTATGGGAGACACCCGAAGCGGACATGGGAAAACAAGCCCAATATGCTCACGAGCAGTGATCAGGGACGAAAATCAAAGCAATGTTCCCAGGATGCATTTTGCTATGTGATACCCACTATACCAGCTGCATCATCAAGCCTGTTGGTGGTATTTTTATAGGTAAAGAACTGCATTATGTTCCTCTTTCAGGCATGTTAACTGTAAAACAGCACTGATTTGTGCGGCGTGGACCATGAACTAGAGGTTAggctgtgtgtatgagagaagggTTGAGAATTTCTGATTTGATTCCTGTATTGTCCCCTCACCCCTCCCACAGGGCTGCAGGGGGCTAACAGCGTCACGTTTGCCAGAGGGCGTTATAAATGCACGGGTACGTCGGGCCCACAGACAGGGGCTGAATGTCTGCAGGACACACTCAACTTTTGTCTCTCCATGTCCCCTTATTACCACTGACCTGTATTTAGACAGATGCAGATGATGACAGGTAGACACATGGCCTTTTGACAAGAGCAGTAAGCTAACTGAGTAGAACTGGCGTTGATTTGTGTACATACGTTTCTGTAGTTCGCGACGTCTTCAGCTCTTACGTTTAGAACTTTGTATTGATTTTGATTTGCAAGTTTATTCGAAGTTTACATCcctccagttgttgagcttGCCTTACAGCCGCTGCAGCCATGTGGGAGTTCCGCTCTCTGTCTTTTTGGCGGGCGGTTTTCGCCGAGTTCTACGGCACCATGTTCTTCGTCTTCTTCGGGCTCGGTGCGGCCCTGCGCTGGACCAGCAGCTCCTATAACGTGCTCCAGGTGGCCTTCTGCTTCGGGATGGCCGCAGCCACGCTCATCCAGTCGATAGGCCACATCAGCGGCGGCCACATCAACCCGGCCGTCACCTTCGCCTACGTGATCAGCTCCCAGATGTCCCTGTTTCGTGCCTTCTTCTACATCTGCGCTCAGTGTCTGGGGGCGCTGGCCGGGGCTGCTGTGCTGTACGGGGTGACACCGAGCAATGTGAGAGGAAACCTGGCTCTTAACACAGTAAGTCAGTCGAGCCGTCTTCTGCTGTCTAACAACTAGAAACTAGACAAGTTCAACAAACAGTATAATGTTTTATGATTTTACAGTTTGTAAAACTGATAAATAGTCAAAATATCAAGTCAAAATCTGCTTGTGTAACTAAATTGACTATGTGACTAAATAGATCAGTCCAAATATGACTGATctatttatatgatttatttgcACCGAGCATTTGAGTTGCAAGATCCTTAGTTTGGAAACTGACCCTTTTATTCCCATTATGATTGTCTGACAGGAACTCACTAACTGTTCCTTATTAAATCATCACTAAATTATTCAGTGGAAGTCAAAGTTGAGCCAATATAAATTTCCACAATTATAAGAGATGTGAACACAAGGGCTGCTCATGTTCATCTTTTATTCACAAACTGATCAGTGTTGTTGGCTTCCTGAGGTCTGATCACATTTGTGAATAAACAGAGCTTTAGTTCCTTTCTGTTCTTCACTAACTATTTAGTGGTTTAGCACAGAAAACAGAACATCAGACTTTGATTCTCTACACTGACAGATCGATCCCTGCGCTGCGTGATTGTATTTGTGTACTCACTTTAATAACTTTATTTGGGCACTTGGGTCTTTGTCATTTGGGTGGTAAACAAGCAGTCTTGGCTTTTTCACCACCCCCTCTTAAAACTGTCACCCTTATAAATAGTTAGATATAATCCAACAACCATCAAAAAGCAGGTCTGCCATGAAgtggaagctgctggaacacaggtacactgttcacagtcaagtaAGCTTTACTTTCCCATGAGCTTATGGGTCACATGTCCATGTCAACAAACTTGACGTTAAACTTTAAAATGCCAGCTTGCTGTATTCAAGGTATTAACAaactaaagtaaataaataattaatttgcatttcttagtttcttgggattataccaacaacaaacaattcataattttttttactagtgcacacagtatttgtttaatgagcctctaccagACAGTTGAgaatcacaaaaatgatgcatTTTCATGGATAATTCTTCAGCTGCTAGTTTGACACatgttagaaaggctgttttctttaCAACCATCTAGCAATATTTTAGAGTTTACCAAACATCAACCAAGCAGTAGATATggcccaaaaacattatttaaacacagcttatttttacccaagtatttagactcaaagtaagcttAACCAAATGGTTGAGAAGACCATTAAAAGGGTTAAATAGCTGCTGTATCGTTTTAGAAATCCctcaaacttattaaaaatgtatttcctTTTGAGGAAGAAGGTGTTTTATTCACTCAGTTATAGAGAAAAATCAGTTGCATTGTCTTttttgtatgtaaacttctgacatacccctaaatactgtatatttaagtcTCAGATTGAGTAATAACCACCGCAAGTGTGAGCTAAACATTACATTAACCACAATTCCATCACTGATGTCACTGTAGACTTAACATTTCTCAATAACAATAGTATAATTGTGAAAGAATAAAATAACAGTGCTGACTCTGTGCTTCTCATGTCATTTCCTGTGGTTAGCTGCAGCCTGGCATCAGCCTGGGCATGGCAACCACCATCGAGGTGTTTCTCACTCTGCAGCTGGTGGTTTGTGTGTTTGCCGTGACCGACGAGAGGCGTAACGGACGACTGGGTTCTGCTGCTCTATCCATCGGGTTCTCTGTTTTCATGGGTCATCTGTTCGGGGTAAGAGTCACTCAGGAGGGGATCAATTATTACAAGTTTTATCAGTTTGAAAGGAAACTTTTATGAATTAGTTTGAATGACTCAAATGGGCTTTAAAATGTGGAACTCTATCTAGTCTTTTATTCCAAAGTTTTTAGTATCAAGAACATAATGCGTACATGTACGACTTTTAAACTTCCAACAGGGAAGCgcttaatgtttatttataggttaaataaataaataaataataataatattacattttatttatgggtgcctttcaaaacactcaaggacaccttacaatacaaaacatcagtacataattaattacacagattAAGGGTAGGCAAGTTTAAAGAAGTACGTTTTAAGGCATGTTTTGAAACTAGGGAATGAATCAATGGTGCGAATGTCAGGAGGGAGACAGTTCCAGAGATGTGGGGCAGAGTAGCTAAAGGCTCTAGCCCCcatagtagacagacagaccaaaggAGTAGATAATTGGAGGGCAGTTATGGTTTTAAATTATGGTTTACAGTCTACTGcttattatttaatcattaaaatTAACTACATTAATTCACAAACCTCTTCATTAAGCTAACCTGTCACTTGGGAAGTATTATGTCCCTTTAATAATTGATCATTAGGGGTGATACATCTACAGGATTTAACATGGACTTAAATTtgcaatgcagccactgttgggcccttacaAGCTGAGATGAAAGTTGGTGTAGCAGataaaataatatgtaaattGGAATAGTATTTAAATAGTCAAACTAGTTTTAAAAGCCCAGCAGCTACATGGGAATCTGGCAAGGTTTAACACACGCTTCCTCTTCAAAACAGGCTCAGAGGTGAGCTATGTCCATGACGGTGTCAGGATTCAAGTAAACTAAGAGAAATAAAGTAAACTATAAGTTTATGCACTTATGTACTCAAGTCTTGTAAAGAAAATCTCACAAATGTGTTGCAGATGTACTACACTGGTGCTGGAATGAACCCTGCCAGGTCCTTCGCACCAGCTGTGCTCTTCAGGAACTTCATCAACCACTGGGTAAGACGAGGTTAAGTTTAGGTGTGTGTAGTTCTTTTGGCAAATGTATttcaaaagtgaaacaggatcGAGTCCAAGAAGAGAGCTCAGATTTACGTTCAGACTGGCAGTGTTTTTTCACCTCTCGTCGCCCGAATTGCTGATCACTCATCGCCTTGTGTTCGTATTGAAAGCGCTATCATCGGCTGTGGCCATTTGGTTGCCAGGGTTTAATAACATGCTATGGCAGTACAGCGTCATTTACTGACTAGCAACCTCAGAGCATATAGATCACAAATCAGATTCCTTTCCACCCGTTTTTAACCACAAATCAGACGTGTTCCCGCTACAAATCAAAATCCGGGAGGGAAACCGCTCATCTATAAATTCCATCCCCGTGTAgtccatcactgtctgtgcTGTGAACATGCCAAGAAAACTGTTTGTTCTTTGAGATAGCTGCCATCTATTTGCTCATTTTAAATAGCTAGAATAGTTGACATCTGTTCTAAGTTTGACACTGAGACGATGAGTTTCTCCTCCGTCTCTAGCAGGAATGATTATCGAGGGACCAAAATTGGAGTGTACCATTTTAAAGTGGTGACGGTAATGTGCATACCAATCTACTAAATGCTCAATTCCTACTGGTAATTCCCACTTCGCTTCGTTCCTAATTTGCAAAACTTGGCTGACTTTGCCCACTTTGGGTTGCCAAAGTTTACTCTGCCTCCTGTTGCCGGAAATCACCAGCTCtaattgaaaataaatgacagCTGGTCGCTTTGTTGTGTCTCATTGCTGCCGGTCTCAGTTTGGGAAGAGTGCATGAGTGGCTTTCTTTTAGTCTGTTAGATTGAAATGGGATTTGAACTAGCTACCTTTTTGATAAGACCTGGTTCCACACTCCTGGGACCAAAAATGGTTTCTTGGTGGTTAATACATCTACGTTTACTATGTTTGAACCCATGATAAGTAGAGTTCCTTGATGGACAACATGGATAATTAAAATGTCCCATGTAGGAAATGAGCTGTAGTAGAATTTTACAAATCGGTAAATATAACCCcacatttctctctctctctctctgtgtctctgtgtaacAGGTGTACTGGGTTGGTCCACTGATCGGTGGTGCTGTTGGCGCTCTTCTCTATGACTTTGTGCTGTTCCCACGTATGCTCGGTTTCTCAGAGAGAATCGCTGTGCTCAAAGGCAGTCGACCCGCCGAAACCGATGGCCAGCAGGACACGCGGGGAGAGCCCATCGAGCTCAAAACGCAGGCCCTGTAAACACGTTCAGGAAAGGTTGGCTTCCTTAACCCTAGATTATCTGCACGGCCGAGCTATCACCTAGCATATCCATATCTTTCCCATAGCCTACCGTACACCCCACACGATACATTCTACACCCCACACCATTCACCTGACGCCCCACCTTACCGGACTGAAGAACTTAGAGAAGGACTATGCCGCAGAGAACGGCAGTTTGTGGCTAAATGTGCTCAGGACAGGGACGGGCGTGCGCTACAGTAGGGCCGTGACCTTCTTCCTGCAGGCTTTTCAGATTCAGTTTTTGATTTGCTACCACAGAATTTCAGGACAACTCTCTTAacatgctttgtgtgtgtgtgtgtgtgtgtgtgtgcatgcatgtgtgttttactgagtttttattttggcTTTTCATTCCGATCAAACTGTGGATCTTATTCTTCTGAAACGAAGGAAAAGACCCCCCAGGTTTCCACAGACTGTAGATCAGTGGTGCTTTACATCCACTGGGTAGCAGAAATGGTCAGTCTTGAATGCAGTATCTTCATTTTTTTGAGTCAAAAAATGAACCTCTGCACTTTTGCCTACAATTTTCAAGTCTTTCACTGTTGCAACACCAGATGACGATGAATAATTCCAGTCCAGAGAGTCCAGTGTTCCTGGAAATTCGACACATTGACCGATGGGTCTAAGTTTTATCCTCTTGGCCGAGCACCAGTTCTTGAACTTGTGCTATGCTGTCATGGGTACGCACGCTTTCTGTTCTGCGCTGAgcttttctccttttttccaGTTTTTCTTTGGAAATTCAACAGGTAAATTCATCTCATACAGTTTATAACCTTTAATCAGATACGAGCTCTTCATTAAAATTCTGTCCTATGTGCTGAAAACcactttatattatatatggtACAATATTGTTGTCTACTGCTGTTAATTACAAACACAAATGGTTGTCATGGcaaacaatatacagtgtatcacaaaagtgagtacacccctcacatttctgcagatatttaagtttatcttttcatgggacaacactgacaaaatgacactttgacacaatgaaaagtagtctgtgtgcagcttatataacagtgtacatttattcttccctcaaaataactcaatatacagccattaatgtctaaaccaccggcaacaaaagtgagtacaccccttagtgaaagttcctgaagtgtcaatattttgtgtggccaccattatttcccagaactgccttaactctcctgggcatggagtttacccgagcttcacaggttgccactggaatgcttttccactcctccatgacgacatcacggagctggcggatattcgagactttgcgctcctccaccttccgcttgaggatgccccaaagatgttctattgggtttaggtctggagacatgcttggccagtccatcacctttaccctcagcctcttcaataaagcagtggtcgtcttagaggtgtgtttggggtcattatcatgctggaacactgccctgcgacccagtttccggagggaggggatcatgctctgcttcagtatttcacagtacatattggagttcatgtgtccctcaatgaaatgtaactccccaacacctgctgcactcatgcagccccagaccatggcattcccaccaccatgcttgactgtaggcatgacacacttatctttgtactcctcacctgattgccgccacacatgcttgagaccatctgaaccaaacaaattaatcttggtctcatcagaccataggacatggttccagtaatccatgtcctttgttgacatgtcttcagcaaactgtttgtgggctttcttgtgtagagacttcagaagagtcttccttctggggtgacagccatgcagaccaatttgatgtagtgtgcggcgtatggtctgagcactgacaggctgaccccccaccttttcaatctctgcagcaatgctgacagcactcctgcgcctatcgttcaaagacagcagttggatgtgacgctgagcacatgcactcagcttctttggacgaccaacgcgaggtctgttctgagtggaccctgctcttttaaaacgctggatgatcttggccactgtgctgcagctcagtttcagggtgttggcaatcttcttgtagccttggccatcttcatgtagcgcaacaattcgtcttttaagatcctcagagagttctttgccatgaggtgccatgttggaactttcagtgaccagtatgagagagtgtgagagctgtactactaaattgaacacacctgctcactatgcacacctgagacctagtaacactaacaaatcacatgacattttggagggaaaatgacaagcagtgctcaatttggacatttaggggtgtagtctcttaggggtgtactcacttttgttgccggtggtttagacattaatggctgtatattgagttattttgagggaagaataaatttacactgttatataagctgcacacagactacttttaattgtgtcaaagtgtcattttgtcagtgttgtcccatgaaaagatatacttaaatatctgcagaaatgtgaggggtgtactcacttttgtgatacactgtatatatatatatatatatatatatatatatatatatatatatatatatatatatatatatattttctattttatttatgcgttttctcccattttctcctgatttattgtagtcaatttgtcttccgctgctgggggatccctgattgcagtcgaggtgggtatattgccactcagcccttagtggaaccctttttcacccatgcactctgcacagctgcctctctatctgctaatcagggtccttacacagtgtttgaagactccacccatatagtccggtcatcctgccctagcagaaccgtttctgctgcaggcactgtcaattatgcccgctagatggcacccggccgaccggtggcaacgccgagtttcaaaccgatgagttcagaatctcggcgctggtgtgctagtggaatactcgctgtgccacctgggcgccaacaATATTTTAACTAAGATAAATGATTTCACTGTTGTGTCCAACAATGAAAGAATTTTGAAAACTGACCAACATTTGCCCAAGTTATGGATAAAAGTACAGAGGTTCAATTCTTTTGACTCACAGTGTAAATATTCAGCTATTAATGCCTAGAAATGCCCCCCCCTGTAGTAGGTAGAGAATCTCAGGCCTAAACAACCTTTACAATCAACTGTAgttagttacagaatcatggtgatgtttgtttttatttcaaaaggTTTACATAGTGTTCAGTGTTTGGCACCGGTAGCAGAAACAACAAGAAGTAACTTTTCAAATAAATTCTGCTTTTTAGAGTAGTTTCATTTTGCCGATACACTTCAGTTTTTCTTGAGTTTATTTGTCAGACGTTCAGCTTTGTGCtcgtaatttatttatttttctgtggaTACATCTATAttggtaagtaagtaaatacttTTGAATACACTTACAtaagctactcaatccaccactgGTGTTGGCGCTTGTTTACCACTTATCTGACACTACAGttcttatttttcattttaaatcactgctgtaTATCTTCTGCTCTGACTTTGCAGGTCTAGCTTTATTGTCTGGACTAGATGGTGTGGTGATTGTGTTGTGGATCTTTTCCTGTCTGTGTTTACTCTGTTTTTAAGATAAGAAAAGTGAATGACCATGCAGTGACccatctttattttattgccCTTGGAGAGGAACTCATGTACGAATGTTTAACGTCCGTTCCCAGCTGAATTATCTATGAAAAGACAGACTGAGGTCGTGTTAAACGTGAATATTTTGCTTGTGCATTTCAAGAAATCAAACAGGTAGAAATGAGTCCTTTATCTCTGCTTTATCTCCCATTTCATCTCATACTTTCTTTATCCAACCATCAAAGATGATTCACACATTAAGGACTGAAGATACAGGAGAGGCTGTTGCTTATGGCCctatttaaagttttttcaACAGTTTCCTTTAAGTTTACACGAGAACTAAACCCATTTGCAGTTGAAATGGAGTGTACAGTGTTacttttgtcatgtttttaatGTAAACTGCTTGTTCAGATgagataaatacagataaatgaCTGACTTGAGTAAGTGAATGTCTCTTTATTGATGAGTTTGGAGTCATAGATGAACAGAACTCATCTCCAGTGTCATCATGATAATCCCTTTTCCTGATTAGTATTGCACTGTGCACTGAGTTCAGAGTCTTTCTAGAAGCCACAAGCCACAAAACAGGAAATGCCCGGAACGAGACCAAAATATCCCAAAGCATCAAACGTTCACTAACTCACTTATTAAGCCAATTTAACTACTGACATGTTGTTGGAGGTTTGAAGAAACTGAAGTATCCAGAGGAAAAGATAGATCTCTGCAGACAGTAACTAAAATTAAGATTAAAACCAGGACATGAGctgattaaaaacaaacaaataaataaaaggtcagAAAAATCTGTTTTCCCCAAGATCATGTGGATAGGTGGGCATTTGCACATTGTTTATCCACAGAATAGATACCTGAGACCACAGGACACCTTCAGACGTCTTGTGGCGTCCATGTCTTGGCAAATCAGAGTTGTTTTGACAGCACAATAGGCTGATCATAAGCATGATTTGGTTTGTCTGTGTACAGAGAAGAACTGATAAGTTTGGTGGAATGTCTCTGATGTGTTGTGGCAGCTCTTCGGCAGGATACGGCCAATTTAGTCTTTACATACTATAAAGTAAGATAAGATACGAtagatagccttttattttcgcacagggg contains the following coding sequences:
- the mipa gene encoding major intrinsic protein of lens fiber a, which encodes MWEFRSLSFWRAVFAEFYGTMFFVFFGLGAALRWTSSSYNVLQVAFCFGMAAATLIQSIGHISGGHINPAVTFAYVISSQMSLFRAFFYICAQCLGALAGAAVLYGVTPSNVRGNLALNTLQPGISLGMATTIEVFLTLQLVVCVFAVTDERRNGRLGSAALSIGFSVFMGHLFGMYYTGAGMNPARSFAPAVLFRNFINHWVYWVGPLIGGAVGALLYDFVLFPRMLGFSERIAVLKGSRPAETDGQQDTRGEPIELKTQAL